The sequence CTGCTTTTCCTTCGCTGTCGCCGCGCTGATTGAGGGACGGATCGATGCTGCCTGGGCGCGGTGGGTGCGGCCATGGACGCTTGCAGCCTGGACGTTTCTGACGGCGGGTATCGCCATGGGCTCGTACTGGGCCTATTACGAGCTTGGTTGGGGCGGCTGGTGGTTCTGGGACCCGGTTGAGAATGCCTCCTTCATGCCTTGGCTTGCCGGCACCGCGCTGCTGCACTCGGCGCTGGTGATGGAGAAGCGCGAGGCGCTGAAGATCTGGACGGTCCTATTGGCGATCATGACTTTCTCGCTGTCGCTGCTTGGCACATTCCTGGTGCGCTCGGGCGTGCTCACCTCAGTCCATGCCTTCGCGACCGACCCGACCCGCGGTGTCTTCATCCTGGCGATCCTCGTCATCTTTATCGGCGGTGCTTTTTCTCTGTTCGCCTTCCGCGCCTCGCGCCTCAAGGCAGGCGGCCTCTTCGCACCGATCTCGCGCGAAGGTGCGCTCGTTCTCAACAACCTCATCCTGACCACGGCGGCGGCGACAGTCCTCACCGGAACGCTTTATCCTCTCGTGCTCGAAGCCCTGACGGGGGACAAGATCTCCGTCGGCGCGCCTTTCTTCAACATGACCTTCGGCCTGCTCATGCTGCCGCTGCTTGCCGCCGTTCCCTTCGGACCGCTGCTTGCCTGGAAGCGCGGCGATCTCATTGGTGCCGCGCAGCGCCTGTTCACCGCCGCGGCGGTGGGCCTGTCGATCGCTGCGGTCTGTTATTATGCAACGGCTGGGGGCCCGGTTCTCGCTCTCCTCGGTATCGGGCTCGGCGTTTATCTGATCCTCGGCGCGATTACCGATCTCGTTCTTCGCTCGGGTCTTGGCAAGGTCGCGGGCAGCATCGCCTGGAAGCGGTTTTCGGGATTGCCGCGCTCGGCCTTCGGCACGGCGCTCGCCCACATCGGTCTCGGCGTCACGCTGATCGGCATCGTCGCCGTCACAGCCTTCGAGACTGAGACAGTTGTCGAGATGAAGCCGGGCATGACGGTGGATGCCGGCGCTTATACGCTGCGTTTTGACGGCATGCGTCAGGGCCGCGGGCCGAACTATACCGAAGAGACCGGACATTTCACGGTGAGCCGAGGCGGCGTCAACGTGACCGAGATCTGGTCGTCGAAGCGCCTCTATTCGGCGCGCCGCATGCCGACCACGGAAGCCGGAATCAGGACCTTCGGTCTCAGCCAGCTGTATGTTTCGCTAGGAGACGAGATGGCCGACGGCGGGATAGTCGTACGCATCTGGTGGAAACCGTTGATCCTGTGCATCTGGGGCGGCGCGCTCGTCATGATGGCGGGTGGTGTCGTTTCTCTGAGCGATCGCCGCCTGCGGGTGGGGGCGCCGTCACGGCCCGGAAATACGGGACGGGTTGCGATCGGAGCTGCCGAATGATCCGCTTTCTGGTTGCGCTTTTCCTCTGCATCGTTTCCGTCCTGCCGGCTCTGGCGGTCAATCCCGACGAGGTGCTTGCCGACCCGGTACTCGAAGAGCGCGCGCGGGCAATTTCGGCCAAGCTTCGTTGCATGGTCTGTCAGAACCAGTCGATCGATGATTCAAATGCCGAGCTTGCAAAGGATCTGCGAGTGCTGGTGCGGGAGCGGCTCAGGAACGGCGATACCGACGAGGCTGTGATCGCCTATGTCGTCTCGCGCTATGGTGAGTTCGTTCTTCTGAAGCCGCGGTTCCACGCCAAAACGCTGGTCCTTTGGGGGATGCCGGTCATCCTGCTCTTCCTTGGCGCCACCGCGCTTGTTGTCGCTACGCGACGCCGTGGCGCTCGGCCATGGGGCGTGCCGCTTTCCGACGAGGAAAAGGAAAGATTGGACAAGGTTCTCCGGTCCTAACGACCCCTTGGTTCTTGGGAGGAAAAAGACCTTCTGATTCAAACGTCTACATGGCTTTGCGGCTCGACGACGCTACCGCGGCCGCGCACACCGAGCATCTTTCGCCGCTCCATCCAAAAGATTACCAAAAATTCATCTGACGGACAGAACTCAGTAAGGTCCCATTCGTTACACGTTACGTCATGGGCTGTTCCTCCAGTCACAGCCATACGAGCAAGCTCCCATCGTCGGGGTGCAGGCTCGCGGTCACGGTTTCGAGGCCCACGCCCTTCGGCGCGAGGCTTCATGGAAGAGAAAAGGCAAAAACGAATGTCTAGGATCAAAACTCTGCGTCCCTCCCTCAAGACTGTTCTGCAGACTTCAACGGTCGCGGGGCTGACCGCTGTCTTGCTGAGCAGCGGCCTTCCGTCCGAGATCAAGCAATCCTTCGCCGAACCGGTGAGGGTGCAAGCCCCTGCCGTGCCGAGCTTTGCGAATGTCGTCGACTCCGTTTCCCCGGCTGTCGTATCGGTTCGCGTTCAGTCGCGCGCCAGAGCGTCGGATGAAGACGCCAGCAATTTCACCTTCGACTTCGGCGGGCGCGGCTTCGAAGACTTGCCGGACGACCATCCGCTGAAGCGCTTCTTCCGCGAATTCGGTGGTCCAGGTCCACGTGATGGCGACCGGGCGGATCGCGGTCGCCGTGGTCCTCCCAGCGAAGGACGCCTTCGCCCGAGGGCCCAGGGCTCTGGCTTCTTCATCACCGAAGACGGCTATCTCGTCACCAACAATCATGTGGTTTCCGACGGCTCCGCCTTCACAGTCATCCTGAACGACGGAACGGAACTCGATGCCAAGCTGGTCGGCAAGGATAGCCGCACCGACCTTGCCGTGCTCAAGGTCGACGCCAACCGCAAGTTCACCTATGTGAGCTTCGCTGACGATAACAAGGTGCGCGTCGGCGACTGGGTGGTGGCGGTGGGCAACCCCTTCGGTCTCGGCGGCACAGTCACCGCCGGCATCATCTCCGCACGCGGCCGGGACATCGGCTCCGGCCCCTATGACGATTACCTGCAGGTCGATGCGGCGGTGAACCGCGGCAACTCGGGTGGCCCGACGTTCAACCTTTCCGGCGAGGTCGTCGGGATCAACACGGCGATCTTCTCGCCGTCAGGCGGCAACGTCGGCATCGCCTTCGCTATTCCCGCCTCAGTGGCCAAGGATGTCGTCGACGATCTCATCAAGGACGGCAAGGTTTCGCGCGGCTGGTTGGGTGTCCAGATCCAGCCTGTCACGAAGGACATCGCCGAATCGCTCGGCCTCTCCGAAGCGAGCGGTGCCCTGGTCGTCGAGCCGCAGGCGGGTTCGCCCGGCGAAAAGGCTGGTATCAAGAAGGGTGATATCGTCACGGCGCTGAACGGCGAGCCGATCAAGGATCCGCGTGATCTCGCGCGCCGGATAGCCGTGCAGCGCCCCGGTGCCACCGTCGATGTCACGTTGTGGCGCGACGGCAAGTCTGAGAGCGTCAAGCTCGAGATCGGGACCCTGCCGGACGATACAAAGGATACAGCTCCGGACACGAGCGAGGATCAAACCGATCCAGGTCAGGCTGGCGAGGAAGCATTGGCAGACCTCGGCCTGACGGTCATTCCGTCCGACGACGGCAAGGGCGTCACGATTGCATCCGTCGACCCGGACTCGGATGCAGGCGATCGCGGCCTTAAACAGGGCGAGAAGATCGTTACCGTCAACAACCAGGAAGTAAAATCGGCAGACGATATCCTCAAGGTGATCAACAACGCTAAGAAGGACGGCCGCAGCAAGGCGCTCTTCCAAATCGAAGCCGCCGAAGGCAGCCGTTTCGTCGCACTTCCTATCGCCCAGGGCTGATGCCGCGGACATGCTGAGAATTCGGGAGCGGACGGAAAAGGGACATAGTCGTCCTTCCGCCCGCATCCGGTTCCTCGTCCATGGGACGCCGCGACATCCGAGCGATATCGCGGCGTTTCCGTTGCAGCCGAGCCCTTGTGTTCGACCGCAAATGCCGAAGCAAAACCGGTTGAGACGAACAGAGGTCCGGGACTATGGTCACCCGTATGAAGATTCTGATTGTTGAAGACGACCTTGAGGCGGCCGCCTATCTGGCAAAGGCGTTTCGTGAGGCAGGTATTGTGTCGGACCACGCCAGCGACGGCGAGAGCGGTCTGTTCATGGCGAGCGAGAACGCCTATGACGTTCTCGTGGTGGACCGCATGTTGCCGCGCCGTGACGGCCTGTCGCTGATTAGCGAACTCAGGCGCAAGAACATTCACACGCCCGTGCTCATTCTCTCCGCGCTCGGGCAGGTGGATGACCGCGTAACCGGCCTTCGCGCCGGCGGCGATGACTATCTTCCAAAACCCTATGCTTTCAGCGAGCTTCTGGCGCGCGTCGAAGTGCTGGGTCGGCGAAAGGGAGCGCCGGAGCAGGACATGGTCTACCGCGTCGGCGACCTCGAACTCGATCGGCTGGCTCATTCGGTTCGGCGGCAGGGCAAGGAAATCCCGCTGCAACCGCGCGAATTCCGGCTCCTCGAATATCTCATGAAGAATGCCGGGCAGGTGGTGACGAGAACCATGCTGCTCGAAAACGTCTGGGACTATCACTTCGATCCGCAGACCAACGTCATTGACGTGCATGTCTCGCGCCTGCGCTCGAAGATCGAGAAGGATTTCGACCTGCCGCTGTTGAGGACCGTGCGCGGCGCCGGCTACATGATTAAGGACGACCGGACCACTGAAACATGAGCACATTCCGCGTCCTGCTCAGGACGACGGCGGTCCGGCTTTCCGCCCTCTACCTCGTCCTCTTCTCCCTTTGCGCAGCGTTCCTCGTCTTCTACGTCACCGGCATGTCCGAGCGCCTGTTGCAACAACAGACGCGTGAGGCGATCGCCACCGAGGCGAGCCAGATCGAGGATGTCTACGAACGCGCCGGCATCAATGGCTTGCTTCGCTCGCTTGAACGGCGCGCACGCCAGCCGGGGGCCAATCTCTACGCTATCGCCGGGCCGAGCGGAGAAATCCTTGCCGGCAACGTCGCCGGCCTGCAGCCGGGCCTGCTTGACAACGAGGGCTGGAAATCCGAGCCCTTTCGCTATCAACGCTTTACCGACGAGAGCCGTGCGGATAGCCATGTCGCACTTGCCGAGGTTCTCGTTCTCGACAACGGCCTCAGGATCCTTGTCGGCCGCGACCTGCAGGAGCCAGAAAAGTTTCGGGTGCTCGTGCGCCAGGCTCTGATGGTGGCGCTCGGCATTATGGGGCTCGGTGCGCTGGTGATCTGGTTCGGTATTGGCCGAAACGCCCTGAAGCGCATCGATCGCATGTCGGAGGCGAGCACCAAGATCATGGCTGGCGATTTGTCGCAGCGCTTGCCGATGAGCGGTTCGGGTGACGAGTTCGACCGGCTTTCGGAATCCTTGAATGCGATGCTCGGGCGGATCGAGAAGCTGAACGAAGGCCTGCGGCAGGTCTCCGACAATATTGCCCATGACCTCAAGACGCCGCTGACCCGGCTCCGCAACAAGGCCGAAGCGGCGCTCGCCAGCAAGCAAGGCGGAACTCCGAGCGGAGCGCTTGAGGAAATCATTGCCGAATCGGACCAATTGATCCGCACCTTCAACGCGCTTTTGATGATTTCCCGCGTCGAGGCCGGCTCCGCCGTTGCTGAAATGAACGATGTCGATCTTTCCCAGATCGTTGCGGATTGCGTTGAACTTTACGAGCCCCTTGCCGAGGACAAGGCGCTGCGGCTGGAGGCGGATGTCGCACCGGGCGTGATGATTTCCGGCAATCGCGAACTGATTGGCCAGGCGCTTGGCAACTTGATCGACAACGCGATCAAGTATGCCGAAGAGGCTGCAAACCCGTTGATTCAAGTCACGATGAAGAAAAGCGACCGCAATGTCGTGCTAACCGTCGCCGACCACGGTCCCGGCATTCCGAACGACATGTATGATGAAGTGGTCAAGCGCTTCGTCCGGCTGGACGAAAGCCGCTCCAAGCCCGGTACCGGCCTCGGCCTTTCGCTTGTCGAGGCGGTGATGGAGATGCACCGTGGCTCCATGGAGCTGACTGCGACAGAGCCGGAAAGAGAGAACGGAAGAGGACTGACGGTTCGCATGGTTTTCCCGGCTGGCGCGACCTGATAAACCGATTATGGGACGGAGAGGGGACAATCCATGCCGGAAGCGATCGAGCGCCATTTGTCGGATATCGATGTGGTCCCGATTCGTCCGGCAAGCCAGATGGACGCGAAAGCTAGCCTGTCCGTCCTGAAGGATTTGGCAAAAGGGCACGAGCGTATCGCCCGTCTGCTTGCTTCTGACGCACCGCTCAAGGATTTCCTCGTCGCGGCCTTCGCCCTCTCGCCGTTTTTACGCGACACCGCCAGCAGCAATCCCACGATCCTCGAGACTCTCCTGTCCGAGCCGTTGTCTAAATTCCTCAAGCATCGGATCGACGCGGCACGGGCGGCCTGGCAAGCGGAGCCAGGGGGCATGGCGCTGCCGGATGCAGAGATCATGTCCAGGCTGCGGCGTGCGAAACGCGAGGTCGCCTTCGCCGTGGCGCTCGCGGATCTGTCGCGGCTTTTCGATGGCCGGCAAACGACGCGCTGGCTGAGCGACTTCGCCGGTGCGGCCGTCTCGGCGGCTGTCGATCACCTGCTGTTGAGCGCTCACGAAAACGGAAAGTTCGTGTTGAAGGATGCGTCCGCACCGAGCGTCGGCTCCGGCGTTGTGGTGCTCGGCATGGGCAAGCTCGGCGCCTGCGAACTCAACTATTCCTCCGACATCGACGTGGTCGTCTTTTATGATCCGCAGGCCGGCATCGTCGTCAGCCGCGACGAGGCGTCGGAAACCTTCGCGCGGCTCCTGCGGCGCTTGATCCGCATCCTGCAGGAGAGGACCGGTGACGGCTATGTCTTTCGGACGGACCTCCGACTGCGCCCGGACCCGGGCTCGACCCCGCTTGCGATCCCCGTCGAGGCCGCGATGCTCTACTACGAGAGCCGGGGACAGAATTGGGAGCGCGCCGCCTTCATCAAGGCGCGGCCGGTCGCGGGCGACCGAGAGGCCGGCGAGCGCTTCCTGAAGGAACTGACGCCCTTCGTCTTCCGGAAATACCTCGATTACGCGGCTATCGCCGACATTCATTCGATCAAGCGACAGATCCATGCGCATAAGGGCCACGGCGAAATTGCCGTTAAGGGGCACAACATCAAGCTCGGCCGCGGTGGTATCCGCGAGATCGAATTCTTCGCGCAGACGCAACAACTGATTGCCGGCGGCCGCATGCCCGCGCTCCGGCTGCGCGATACCGAGCGGACGCTACGCGTGCTTGTCAATACCGGCTGGATCGATGCATCGACTGCGGACGAATTGATCGAAGCTTACTGGTTCCTGCGTGATGTCGAACACCGTATTCAGATGGTACGCGACGAACAGACCCATGTTTTGCCGGAGACCGAAGCGGAGCTCAAGCGCATCGCCTGCATGCTCGGGTTCGAAGACACCGCTTCCTTCTCAAAGGAACTGTCACGGGTGTTACGAACGGTGGAGCGGCGCTATGCCCAACTTTTCGAGCAGGAGGCAAAACTTTCGACCGAGACCGGAAACCTCGTTTTCACCGGGCAGCACGATGACCCCGACACGCTGGAAACACTGAAGAAGCTCGGTTTCCAGCGACCGTCCGACATAGCGCGCACCATCCGTACGTGGCACTATGGGCGTTATCGGGCGACGCAATCCGTCGAGGCGCGCGAGCGCTTGACGGAACTGACGCCGGAGCTGCTGCGCGTGTTCGGCGAGAGCCGACGTGCCGACGAGGCGTTGCTGCGCTTCGACCAGTTCATCTCGGGCCTGCCGGCAGGCATCCAGCTTTTTTCGCTGCTTGGGAACAATCCGGGGCTCCTGTCGCTGATAGTCAATATCATGTCGTCGGCGCCGCGTCTGGCGGACATCATTGCCGCGCGGCCGCATGTCTTCGATGGCATGCTGGATCCCGGCCTGCTCGCGGAACTGCCGACCAGGGATTATCTGGCGCCGCGCATTGCAAACTTCGTCGCCGGTGCCCATCACTACGAGGACGTGCTGGATCGGCTACGCATCATTGCTGCAGAGCAGCGCTTTCTGATCGGCATAAGACTGCTCACCGGCGCCATTTCCGGTCTGCAGGCGGGGCGGGCATTTACCGACCTTGCCGATCTGATCATCTCAGCCGCACTCGATGTGGTTCTGGAAGAAATCCGCGCGGTACACGGTCGCATCCCGGGCGGGCGCGTCGCTATCGTCGGGATGGGGAAGCTCGGCAGTCACGAGCTAACCGCCGGCTCCGACGTGGATCTCATTCTCCTATATGACTATGACGGCGAGGCGCATCAGTCCGATGGCGCCAAGCCGCTTGATCCCACGCGTTATTTTACCCGAGTGACGCAGCGGCTGATGGCTGCGCTCTCCGCACCGACTTCAGAGGGTATTCTTTACGAGGTGGACATGCGGCTGCGGCCTTCGGGCAACAAGGGTCCTGTTGCGACACGTATTACCGCCTTTGCCAAATATCAGCGTGAGGAAGCCTGGACCTGGGAGCATCTGGCGTTGACACGCGCGCGATGCATCTGCGGGGACGAAAGTCTGACAAGCGAGGCGGAGGCTATTTTCGCACAGGTTCTTTCGCAGAAGCGCGACGTCGATAAGATCCGCAAGGACGTGGAGGAGATGCGCGATCTGATCGACCGGGAGAAGCCGCCGAACGGCATCTGGGATTTCAAGCTGATTCCCGGCGGTCTGGTCGATATCGAGTTCATCGCCCAATACCTGAGCCTGATTGCGCCGGCGAAAGGTGTGGTGCCGCCGCCGGCCGGGACACGCACCATGGACGTCCTGAAGACGCTTGGCACCAGGATGATGGATGCAAATGATCTCGACACGGGGCTCGAGGCTCTCGTGCTCTTCACCGAAGTGTCGCAGATCGTGCGCCTCTGCATCGAGGGCGACTTCAACCCGGAAGATGCACCCGCTGGTCTGATCGATCTCGTTTGCCGGGCTGGAGATTATCCGGACCTGAAACACCTCGAAGCCGATATTCGCCGTCTCTCCAAGGCGGTGCGCCGGATATTCCAGTCGACTATCGGGCCTTGATGCGCCGGTCTTTGGACGGAAACCGGCGTCCCTTATCGGTCAAGCGCGATCCGGAATACGCACCGAGATGATCGTGCCGACGTTTTCGGTCGAATGGATCTTCATGGTTCCGCCGTGCAGACGTGTCAGCGAGCGAGAGATTGCGAGCCCGAGCCCGGAACCGCCCTTGCTCTTGGCATATTGACTTTGCACCTGCTCGAAGGGCTGACCAATCTTCTGCAGGGCGTCCTTCGGAATGCCGATGCCCGAATCGGCGATCGTCAGCGTCACCGCCCCCTTGACCTTGCGAGCCCTTAAGGAAATTCGACCGCCTTCATTGGTGAATTTGACGGCGTTCGACAACAGATTGAGCAGGACCTGCTTCATTGCACGGCGGTCGGCAACCATGGTGAGACCGGAGGAGACTTGCTGCACGACGCGAATATTCTTCTGCTCGGCGGGTATGGTCGTGAAACGCAGCGTCTCCTCGATCAGCGGTGCGAGATCGATTTTTTCACGCGTGATGCGCAGGTGGCCCGCCTCGATCTTCGACATGTCGAGAATGTCGTTGATGACGTTGAGCAGATGCTTGCCGCTTTCGTGAATGTCGCGCGAATATTCGTGATATTTCTCCGAGCCGAGCGGACCGAACATCTGGTTCTGCAGGATTTCCGAAAAGCCCAGAATGGCATTTAGCGGCGTACGCAGTTCGTGCGACATGTTCGCCAGGAATTCGGACTTTGCCCGGTTGGCAGCCTCCGCGCGTTCCTTTTCCGCCTGATAGTTGGCATTGGCGATGGAAAGCTCCGCCTTCTGTTGTTCCAGGGTAATGCGGGATGCCGAAAGATCGCCGATGGTTGCCATCAGCCGCCGTTCCGATTCACGCAGGCGCACCTGGTGACGCTTCAGCAGCGTAATGTCGGTGCCGACCGAAACGAGGCCGCCGTCGCGGGTTCGGCGTTCGTTGATCTGCAGCCAGCGCTCGTCGGCAAGCTGCACTTCGCTCGTCTGTGAATGATTGCTGCGGTCGGGATCGGCAACGCGCCGCTCGACGACGGGCCTCGCCGCCGCGGCGTAAACGACCGTGCGTTCAGTTCCGGGTACGAGAACGTGGTCCGGCAGCTGGTAGGCCTGCTGGTAATGGGTGTTGCACATCACCAGCCGGTCCTGCTTGTCCCAAAGCACGAAAGCTTCCGACGTGCACTCGATGGCGTCGGCGAGACGCTGATCGGCCTCCGCATAACGCTGGGCGAGCCGGTGTTGCTCGGTCACGTCCATGGCGATGCCGATCAGGTGCGCGCGGCCCGACACCGTGCGAATGACCTGCGCACGCGCGCGAAGCCAGACGTAGTGGCCGCCCGCATGGCGCATGCGGAACACCTGGTCGATCTGGCGCGCATTGTCGCGCGCAATCGCGCGGGCAACACGATAGATGCCCCGGTCTTCCGGATGCATAAGTCGCGCGGCATCACCGAACGACAACACGCTGCTGTCGCCGGGCATGCCGAGCATTTCGTACATGGAGCGGGACCAGAACAGGCGCCGGTTGGCGAGATCGAAATCCCAGAGGCCGCAGCGGCCGCGGGAAAGCGCGGTCTCGACGCGCAGGTTCGATTCCGCGAAAACCGCGTCGGCATCGCGGGCACGTTTTGCCTGGATGTAGTAGGCGTGGAGAATGACGAGCAGGATCGCCGAGATGCCGGCAAACAGCGTCACATTGAGCGAAACCTCGTCGCGCCAGGCGAGCTCGAATTGGGCGATCGGCGTCGCCGCCAGGACAAGGCCGGCCGCGTCCGGTAATTGCACCAGGGCGACGAGGTACTCGACGCCGCCGATCGCCGTCTTCATCACGCTCGACCCTTCGCCATAGTATTGCAGCGTGGCGACGTCCGGCGCAATGGATGCAATCGTATTCCCGATGAAGTGAACGCCGTCCTGCGTACTCGCAAAAATGCGGCCGTCCCTGCGGACGGTCAGCAGGAACATGCCGGCGTCGAGAATCTCGGAAGACAGATATTCCGTGAGCCGGCGCTCGACTTCCCAGCGTCGCCCATCGGCAAAGAGCGCCGCGCCGTCATCGTGGAAAGCGGCTGCTGCGGCTGCCGCTGCGAGGCCGACTGCCCGGCGCGAGCCGGCCTCCATCCGGGCGTGCTCGTCCATGATGCCCGACACCCGCGAAATCGCGACGATGAGGAGGAAAGCGATAATGAGGACGGGAATGGACCGTTTGACAATGGGCTCCGCGCTCGCGAGCCTCTGCGATGCCGGCTCGGCAAAGAGTTTCGCCCGCTCGATGAACCCCCGCTCCAGGTCGGAAAAGCCTGGAAACTTGAGTCGCAACCGCCCGTCGGCTGCGCTTCCCCGTCGCGCGTCCGCCATCTTTCCCAATGTATCGTTCCTCGAGTGCGTCCTGCAGTCGTAACTATTGCAAAGAGACGCTTTGATCCTCTCAATCTGAAACATCGGCCCGTTTTCCAGCGCTTTCCCCGGAAAGCGGGATGTTTCAGTGATTCGGCACGCCGCCGCCCGAATCTGACTCAATGAATCACAGGGCGATTCGCCTTGTCCAGAGGCAATGGTAAAGATTTATTAACCAATTCTTATCGTTGGAAAATCATAGGCCGAGCTGCTTCCGCAGCCCGGCCGGATCCAAATCGAGAAGCTTTGTCAGCCTTTGAGCGTGCGTTCGACGATGTCGCTGACGTCGGCGGAGAGATTGGGGGCGTCGGCGATTTGCTGCAACGCATTGCGTGCGTGATCGGCCCTCTTCTCCTCAAGCGACCGCCAGGAGCGCATGGAGGTGAGGAGTCGGGCCGCAAGCTGCGGATTGCGTGGGTCGATCTCAAGGATTTGCCGGGCGAGGAAACGGTAGCCCTCACCATCGGCTCGGTTGAAGCCCGTCAGGTTGGAGAAAGCAAAGGTTCCGATCAGCGAGCGAACACGGTTCGGATTGCTGGCGTTGAAGAGCGGATCCGACATCAACTGCTTGACGCGGTCAAGCGTGCCAGGACCGGGGATCGTCGCCTGGATCGCAAACCACTTGTCGATGACCAGTGCGTTGTCCACAAAGCGCTTCTTGAATTCGGCGAGCGCCGCCGCAGTTTCCGCGGCGCCGGGAAAGCGGTGCGCAAGCAGCGTCAGCGCGAAGCTGAGATCGGTCATGTTGTTGGCGGCACCGAACGCGCTCGCCGCCTTTTCCGGCCTGCCGTCGGCATAGACAACGTAGGAAAGCGCAGCATTGCGCAGCGCCCGCCGTCCGGCGCTCTCGGCATCGGGACGGAACGGTCCGGAGAGTGCCATCTCCTTTACCAGTCGCATGAAGCTATCCTTGGCGGCCGCCGCGGCGGCGGCGAGAATGGCCTGGCGGCCGGCATGGATGGCGTTCGGATCGTTGTTGCTGCCGATTTCCCTGGCGATGTCGGCTTCGCTCGGCAGGGACAGCGCCTGAGCCCGGAATGCCGGCTCCAGCCGATCATCGGTGGCCGCGGCAAGGAGGCCTTCGACGAGCGCGTCGTCGCAGGCGGTCGGTTCACCGTTTCGCGCTTGCGCTGCCGCCTTGACCAGATTGTCGAGCGCCATCGCGTTAAGTGCTTGCCAGCGCGCGAAGAGGTCGGCTTCATGGCGCGCGATCAGAGCGCGGTCGTGCGCGCTCTGCTCGAAATGCAGGTTGATCGGCGCGGAGAAGCCGCGGTTGAAGGATGGAACCGGTCGCGACGGAATACC is a genomic window of Sinorhizobium numidicum containing:
- a CDS encoding bifunctional [glutamine synthetase] adenylyltransferase/[glutamine synthetase]-adenylyl-L-tyrosine phosphorylase, yielding MPEAIERHLSDIDVVPIRPASQMDAKASLSVLKDLAKGHERIARLLASDAPLKDFLVAAFALSPFLRDTASSNPTILETLLSEPLSKFLKHRIDAARAAWQAEPGGMALPDAEIMSRLRRAKREVAFAVALADLSRLFDGRQTTRWLSDFAGAAVSAAVDHLLLSAHENGKFVLKDASAPSVGSGVVVLGMGKLGACELNYSSDIDVVVFYDPQAGIVVSRDEASETFARLLRRLIRILQERTGDGYVFRTDLRLRPDPGSTPLAIPVEAAMLYYESRGQNWERAAFIKARPVAGDREAGERFLKELTPFVFRKYLDYAAIADIHSIKRQIHAHKGHGEIAVKGHNIKLGRGGIREIEFFAQTQQLIAGGRMPALRLRDTERTLRVLVNTGWIDASTADELIEAYWFLRDVEHRIQMVRDEQTHVLPETEAELKRIACMLGFEDTASFSKELSRVLRTVERRYAQLFEQEAKLSTETGNLVFTGQHDDPDTLETLKKLGFQRPSDIARTIRTWHYGRYRATQSVEARERLTELTPELLRVFGESRRADEALLRFDQFISGLPAGIQLFSLLGNNPGLLSLIVNIMSSAPRLADIIAARPHVFDGMLDPGLLAELPTRDYLAPRIANFVAGAHHYEDVLDRLRIIAAEQRFLIGIRLLTGAISGLQAGRAFTDLADLIISAALDVVLEEIRAVHGRIPGGRVAIVGMGKLGSHELTAGSDVDLILLYDYDGEAHQSDGAKPLDPTRYFTRVTQRLMAALSAPTSEGILYEVDMRLRPSGNKGPVATRITAFAKYQREEAWTWEHLALTRARCICGDESLTSEAEAIFAQVLSQKRDVDKIRKDVEEMRDLIDREKPPNGIWDFKLIPGGLVDIEFIAQYLSLIAPAKGVVPPPAGTRTMDVLKTLGTRMMDANDLDTGLEALVLFTEVSQIVRLCIEGDFNPEDAPAGLIDLVCRAGDYPDLKHLEADIRRLSKAVRRIFQSTIGP
- a CDS encoding ATP-binding protein; translation: MGKMADARRGSAADGRLRLKFPGFSDLERGFIERAKLFAEPASQRLASAEPIVKRSIPVLIIAFLLIVAISRVSGIMDEHARMEAGSRRAVGLAAAAAAAAFHDDGAALFADGRRWEVERRLTEYLSSEILDAGMFLLTVRRDGRIFASTQDGVHFIGNTIASIAPDVATLQYYGEGSSVMKTAIGGVEYLVALVQLPDAAGLVLAATPIAQFELAWRDEVSLNVTLFAGISAILLVILHAYYIQAKRARDADAVFAESNLRVETALSRGRCGLWDFDLANRRLFWSRSMYEMLGMPGDSSVLSFGDAARLMHPEDRGIYRVARAIARDNARQIDQVFRMRHAGGHYVWLRARAQVIRTVSGRAHLIGIAMDVTEQHRLAQRYAEADQRLADAIECTSEAFVLWDKQDRLVMCNTHYQQAYQLPDHVLVPGTERTVVYAAAARPVVERRVADPDRSNHSQTSEVQLADERWLQINERRTRDGGLVSVGTDITLLKRHQVRLRESERRLMATIGDLSASRITLEQQKAELSIANANYQAEKERAEAANRAKSEFLANMSHELRTPLNAILGFSEILQNQMFGPLGSEKYHEYSRDIHESGKHLLNVINDILDMSKIEAGHLRITREKIDLAPLIEETLRFTTIPAEQKNIRVVQQVSSGLTMVADRRAMKQVLLNLLSNAVKFTNEGGRISLRARKVKGAVTLTIADSGIGIPKDALQKIGQPFEQVQSQYAKSKGGSGLGLAISRSLTRLHGGTMKIHSTENVGTIISVRIPDRA